A single Pseudomonas sp. HN11 DNA region contains:
- a CDS encoding LysR substrate-binding domain-containing protein: protein MAAYNLRQLRYFVTTAECGSVAEASRKLYIAQPSVSTAIKQLEDSFGVQLFIRHHAQGVSLTPSGARFYRKALELLRVAHEFEQNALADNDVVAGQIDIGCFETVAPLYLPRLIAGFKARWPGVEIRIRDGEQQELVQALTAGSIDVAMLFEHDLGATIETTPLMPPQQPYALLPADHRFAQQAKVSLADLVLEPMILLDVLPSRTYFVSIFEERGLTPNIVFSSPSIEMVRGMVGRGFGFSILVTKPFTEYTYDGQKVVCVPLAETVTGSGLSAVWLRRAPLTKPVQLFVDHCREELARLLG, encoded by the coding sequence ATGGCTGCCTATAACCTGCGCCAACTCAGATATTTCGTCACCACGGCCGAGTGCGGCAGCGTGGCCGAGGCCTCGCGCAAGCTGTATATCGCGCAACCGTCGGTCTCCACGGCGATCAAGCAGTTGGAAGACAGTTTTGGCGTGCAACTGTTTATCCGTCATCACGCCCAGGGCGTGTCGCTGACGCCCAGCGGCGCACGCTTCTATCGCAAGGCGTTGGAGCTGCTGCGGGTGGCGCATGAGTTCGAGCAGAACGCCCTGGCGGACAATGACGTGGTGGCGGGGCAGATCGATATCGGCTGCTTTGAAACCGTGGCGCCGTTATACCTGCCGCGGCTGATCGCTGGCTTCAAGGCGCGTTGGCCGGGGGTGGAAATCCGCATCCGCGATGGTGAGCAACAAGAATTGGTGCAGGCGCTGACGGCAGGCAGCATCGACGTGGCGATGCTGTTCGAGCACGACCTGGGCGCCACCATCGAGACCACGCCGTTGATGCCGCCGCAGCAGCCTTATGCGCTGTTGCCGGCCGATCATCGTTTTGCGCAACAGGCCAAGGTGTCGCTGGCAGATCTGGTGCTGGAACCGATGATTCTGCTGGACGTACTGCCGAGCCGCACTTACTTCGTAAGCATCTTTGAAGAGCGTGGGTTGACGCCGAATATCGTGTTCAGCTCGCCGTCGATCGAGATGGTGCGGGGGATGGTGGGGCGGGGGTTCGGGTTTTCGATTCTGGTGACCAAGCCGTTCACCGAATACACCTACGATGGGCAAAAGGTGGTGTGCGTGCCATTGGCCGAAACTGTCACGGGTTCCGGCTTGTCGGCGGTATGGCTGCGCCGCGCACCGCTGACCAAGCCGGTGCAGTTGTTCGTTGACCACTGCCGAGAAGAACTCGCCCGTTTACTAGGCTGA
- a CDS encoding purine-cytosine permease family protein encodes MVTTATSSAPLIEKHTIGYVPPEDRHGKVRDLFTLWFGGNIAPLPIVTGALGVQLFHLNLIWGIVAILVGHLVGGVLMALHSAQGPQMGIPQMIQSRAQFGSLGALLVVVIAGVMYIGFFASNIVLAGKSLHGVVDAVPVPVGIVIGAIGSGIIGIIGYRFIHVLNRIGTWVLGAGIVLGFGYIFTHVQTTDFLTRGSFNISGWLATVSLAALWQIAFAPYVSDYSRYLPADVPVASTFWTTYLGSALGSSLSFIFGAVAVLATPVGMDTMDAVKLATGAIGPLMLVLFLLSVISHNALNLYGAVLSIITLVQTFAYRWIPTAKSRAVISVIVLAACSIAAVFASKDFIGHFVDMVLVLLVVLVPWTAINLIDFYAIHKGKYDIASIFRVDGGIYGRYNPQALLAYGVGIVVQIPFMNTPLYVGPISEHINGADLSWVVGLLVTSPLYFWLASRDSAYKRRMEGGKLVGGV; translated from the coding sequence ATGGTTACCACTGCAACATCCTCCGCCCCGCTTATCGAAAAACACACGATTGGATACGTGCCCCCGGAAGATCGCCATGGAAAGGTAAGAGACCTGTTCACCCTGTGGTTCGGCGGCAACATCGCGCCGCTGCCGATCGTCACGGGTGCGTTGGGTGTGCAACTGTTCCACCTCAACCTCATCTGGGGCATCGTCGCCATCCTCGTCGGCCACCTGGTCGGCGGCGTGCTGATGGCGCTGCACTCGGCCCAGGGTCCGCAAATGGGCATCCCGCAAATGATCCAGAGCCGCGCCCAGTTCGGCTCCCTCGGTGCCTTGCTGGTGGTGGTGATCGCCGGCGTCATGTACATCGGTTTCTTCGCCTCCAACATCGTACTCGCGGGTAAATCCCTGCATGGCGTGGTCGACGCGGTTCCAGTCCCGGTGGGCATCGTGATCGGTGCCATCGGCTCCGGGATCATCGGCATCATCGGCTACCGTTTCATCCACGTGCTCAACCGCATCGGTACCTGGGTGCTGGGCGCGGGGATCGTGCTCGGGTTTGGCTATATCTTCACCCACGTGCAGACCACAGACTTTCTGACACGCGGCAGCTTCAACATCTCAGGCTGGCTGGCGACCGTGTCCCTGGCAGCCCTGTGGCAAATCGCGTTTGCCCCCTACGTGTCAGATTACTCACGCTACCTGCCGGCCGACGTGCCGGTCGCGTCCACCTTCTGGACTACCTACCTCGGCTCAGCCCTGGGTTCAAGCCTGTCGTTCATCTTCGGCGCCGTCGCCGTATTGGCGACTCCGGTGGGCATGGACACCATGGATGCGGTCAAGCTCGCTACCGGCGCTATCGGCCCGTTGATGCTGGTGCTGTTCTTGCTCAGCGTGATCAGCCATAACGCGCTCAATCTGTATGGCGCCGTGCTGTCGATCATCACCTTGGTGCAGACCTTCGCGTATCGCTGGATTCCGACTGCGAAAAGCCGTGCGGTGATTTCAGTCATCGTTTTGGCGGCCTGTTCGATTGCAGCCGTGTTCGCCTCGAAAGACTTCATCGGCCACTTCGTCGACATGGTGCTGGTGCTGCTGGTGGTACTGGTGCCGTGGACGGCAATCAACCTGATCGACTTTTATGCGATCCATAAAGGCAAGTACGACATCGCTTCGATCTTTCGCGTGGATGGCGGGATCTATGGGCGGTATAACCCGCAGGCACTGTTGGCGTATGGGGTGGGGATTGTGGTGCAGATCCCGTTCATGAACACACCGCTGTATGTGGGGCCGATTTCGGAACACATCAACGGGGCGGATCTGTCCTGGGTGGTGGGGTTGCTGGTGACTTCGCCGTTGTATTTCTGGTTAGCGAGTCGGGACAGTGCGTATAAGCGCCGGATGGAGGGGGGCAAGTTGGTGGGTGGGGTCTGA
- a CDS encoding GNAT family N-acetyltransferase produces MPALTFRNALPTDAARCFEIETSAYEGDEAATLEKIATRIAQYPQGFLILEAAGEVVGFINCGCAHQVVMSDEAFKELVGHSADAPNVVIMSVVVDPAHQGKGYSKALMTEFVQRMRGMGKQTIHLMCKEQHVPLYERMGYQYVQPSPSDHGGMAWHEMVRVF; encoded by the coding sequence ATGCCCGCCCTCACCTTCCGCAACGCCCTCCCCACCGACGCCGCCCGTTGCTTTGAGATCGAGACCAGCGCCTACGAAGGCGACGAAGCCGCCACACTGGAAAAGATCGCCACGCGTATTGCGCAATACCCGCAAGGCTTTCTGATCCTGGAAGCGGCTGGCGAGGTGGTGGGTTTCATCAATTGCGGTTGTGCCCACCAAGTGGTGATGTCGGATGAGGCGTTCAAGGAGTTGGTGGGCCACTCGGCCGACGCGCCGAATGTGGTGATCATGTCGGTGGTGGTCGACCCGGCGCACCAGGGCAAGGGTTACTCAAAAGCGTTGATGACTGAATTTGTGCAACGCATGCGCGGCATGGGCAAGCAGACGATTCATCTGATGTGCAAGGAACAGCATGTGCCGCTGTATGAACGCATGGGTTACCAATATGTGCAGCCGTCGCCGTCGGATCACGGTGGCATGGCGTGGCATGAAATGGTGAGGGTGTTTTAG
- a CDS encoding GNAT family N-acetyltransferase: protein MTALHIEVSDQLHPDAERVLGDGLAAFNEAITGYNDRRLLAVLIKNPDTRQILGGITGKTTLGTAFLDLFHLPDTLRGSGLGSQLLHAFEKEARRRGCRNAVLYTLSFQAPGFYEKHGWVRFGEIPCEPEGSSRVFLSKPL, encoded by the coding sequence ATGACAGCCCTACACATTGAAGTCAGCGACCAACTCCATCCCGACGCCGAGCGTGTCCTGGGGGATGGTTTGGCAGCATTCAATGAAGCCATCACGGGCTATAACGACCGGCGCTTGCTGGCGGTGCTGATCAAGAATCCTGACACCCGGCAAATCCTTGGCGGTATCACCGGCAAAACCACGCTGGGCACGGCGTTTCTCGATCTGTTCCACCTGCCCGACACGCTGCGCGGCTCGGGTCTGGGCAGTCAGCTGCTGCATGCCTTTGAAAAAGAGGCCCGGCGCCGGGGCTGTCGCAATGCTGTGCTGTACACCCTCAGCTTTCAAGCGCCGGGGTTTTACGAGAAGCATGGCTGGGTACGTTTTGGCGAGATACCGTGTGAGCCTGAGGGCAGCAGCCGGGTGTTTCTATCTAAGCCGCTGTGA
- a CDS encoding TPM domain-containing protein, which translates to MMAILRQSVLSLVALVFLGLWGAVQADTSPIGVALDQRVIDLTNTLDAATATRLKNQLADLEQRKGAQVAVLLVPSTGGVSIEDYANQLFRAWKLGRKDVNDGILLVVAKEDRKVRIEVGYGLEGTVTDLLAHRIIEEHITPAFRQGDFIGGVSQGVNDLVVLVDGGDLPKIAGPGINPQFIAILLAFVIGAIGGVLISAGKLHWRRALIATVSITVLLAIFGGGRDWLVFLLVMPLTMLIGGATFGALWMARSVFYCVVGLLAYILGLVVVDQRYADVNFIHWLVFPLGALLTLGLYLVLLVIMKDAWKQSRVGFIARLLAAVGVYVAAGVLMELGRNGWLYAFPIASFAALFIFGKTSGGSGSSGSGSSSSSSRSSSSSSSSGGGGSSGGGGASGSW; encoded by the coding sequence ATGATGGCGATTTTGCGGCAATCCGTCTTGAGTCTGGTAGCGCTGGTATTCCTTGGTCTATGGGGCGCTGTACAGGCGGACACTTCGCCCATCGGCGTGGCCCTCGATCAGCGTGTGATTGACCTCACCAATACCCTGGACGCCGCCACCGCCACCCGTCTGAAAAACCAGCTCGCAGACCTCGAACAGCGCAAAGGCGCACAAGTGGCCGTCTTGCTGGTGCCCTCCACCGGCGGCGTGAGCATCGAGGATTACGCCAACCAACTGTTCCGCGCCTGGAAGTTGGGACGCAAGGACGTCAACGACGGCATCCTGCTGGTGGTGGCCAAGGAAGACCGCAAAGTGCGTATCGAAGTGGGCTACGGCCTGGAAGGCACGGTCACGGATTTGCTGGCGCACCGTATCATCGAAGAACACATCACCCCGGCATTTCGTCAGGGGGATTTTATCGGCGGTGTTTCCCAGGGCGTGAACGACCTGGTGGTGCTGGTGGACGGCGGTGATTTGCCCAAAATCGCCGGGCCGGGGATCAACCCTCAGTTCATTGCGATACTGCTGGCGTTTGTCATCGGCGCCATCGGCGGTGTGCTGATCAGTGCCGGCAAATTGCATTGGCGCCGCGCGCTGATTGCCACGGTGTCGATCACCGTACTGTTGGCTATCTTCGGCGGCGGCCGTGACTGGCTGGTGTTCCTGCTGGTCATGCCGCTGACGATGCTGATCGGCGGCGCTACCTTCGGCGCATTGTGGATGGCGCGCTCGGTGTTTTACTGCGTGGTCGGGCTGCTGGCTTACATCCTGGGCTTGGTGGTGGTTGATCAACGGTATGCCGATGTCAACTTCATCCACTGGCTGGTGTTTCCGCTGGGGGCGTTGCTGACACTGGGGTTGTACCTGGTGCTGCTGGTGATCATGAAAGATGCGTGGAAGCAAAGCCGCGTTGGCTTTATCGCACGGCTGCTGGCAGCGGTGGGGGTGTATGTGGCGGCGGGAGTGCTGATGGAACTCGGCCGTAACGGCTGGCTGTACGCGTTCCCGATTGCCTCGTTTGCGGCGCTGTTCATCTTTGGCAAGACCAGCGGCGGGTCGGGGTCTTCGGGCAGTGGATCGAGTTCGAGCTCCAGCCGCTCCAGTTCCAGCAGCAGTTCCTCCGGCGGCGGTGGTTCCAGTGGCGGCGGCGGGGCGTCCGGGAGCTGGTAA
- a CDS encoding alpha/beta fold hydrolase, protein MDLRQRNNVSVMGKGSSTLVFSHGFGCNQAMWNYLAPHFLERFRVVMYDLVGAGLSDLTAFDKTKYSTLDGYARDLNEIIDTYAIGSVILVGHSVSAMIGALADRLAPGRIAAHVMIGPSPRYIDDDGYVGGFKRADIDDLLDTLDSNFLGWSSAMAPVIMGAPGQPALSEALTESFCRTEPEIAKQFARVTFMSDNRQDVIGLTTPVLILQSSDDLIAPVAVGDYLHSVLPNSTYCLVDNVGHCPHMSAPQACAAAMDSFLAPWAVARAS, encoded by the coding sequence ATGGACCTACGTCAGCGCAACAATGTCAGTGTGATGGGCAAGGGGTCTTCGACCCTGGTGTTTTCCCATGGATTCGGCTGCAACCAGGCCATGTGGAACTACTTGGCACCGCACTTCCTGGAACGCTTTCGCGTGGTGATGTACGACTTGGTGGGTGCCGGCCTTTCTGACTTGACCGCCTTCGACAAGACCAAATACAGCACACTGGACGGCTATGCCCGGGATCTCAATGAAATCATCGACACCTATGCCATCGGCTCCGTGATTCTGGTGGGGCACTCGGTGAGCGCAATGATCGGCGCCCTCGCCGACCGCCTGGCACCGGGCCGCATCGCGGCGCATGTGATGATCGGTCCCTCGCCGCGCTACATTGACGATGATGGCTACGTCGGTGGTTTCAAACGCGCCGATATCGACGACTTGCTCGACACCCTCGACAGCAATTTCCTTGGCTGGTCCAGCGCCATGGCCCCGGTCATCATGGGCGCGCCCGGTCAACCAGCGCTAAGTGAGGCATTGACCGAGAGTTTCTGCCGCACTGAACCCGAAATCGCCAAGCAGTTCGCGCGAGTGACGTTCATGTCGGACAACCGCCAGGACGTGATCGGCCTGACCACCCCGGTGCTGATCCTGCAATCGAGTGATGACTTGATTGCCCCGGTCGCCGTGGGTGACTACCTGCACAGCGTATTGCCCAACAGCACCTATTGCCTGGTGGACAACGTCGGCCACTGCCCGCACATGAGCGCGCCGCAGGCCTGCGCGGCGGCCATGGACAGTTTCCTGGCACCTTGGGCGGTTGCTCGTGCCAGCTGA
- a CDS encoding PAS domain-containing sensor histidine kinase, with amino-acid sequence MPADLFDSAACALAVTSEDGTILQANVRFSDWLGFSTTELCGRRFQDLLTMGGRIFHQTHLAPMLRMHGSVTEVKLDMVHHDGRKVTVLLNGLKREHGDGAVYDLALFGTTDRDKYERELLNARNLAEALLQEKTATEVALQQAQAKLREAYAISQRRALFAEQMVAIVSHDLKNPLTAIRMASDFLHRGDRTAKERQLLGHIGQSSERAQRMIADLLDFTQARVGQGITIKAAPLDLHEVIHHAVDELRVAFPKATLKHHAEGNGDASLDADRVQQIIGNLVANSVAYGDPQQPITVTSRLGGDASEVSVHNYGDTIPETLLAGLFEPMTRGTDQGSDVRSVGLGLYIVRELARVHGGDVAVSSCATGGTTFTVKFQST; translated from the coding sequence GTGCCAGCTGACCTGTTCGACAGCGCCGCCTGCGCCTTGGCCGTCACCTCGGAAGACGGCACGATCCTGCAAGCCAACGTCCGTTTCAGCGACTGGCTGGGGTTCAGCACCACCGAGCTGTGCGGCAGGCGCTTCCAGGACTTGCTGACCATGGGCGGACGGATCTTCCACCAGACCCACCTGGCGCCGATGCTGCGCATGCATGGCAGCGTCACCGAAGTGAAGCTCGACATGGTGCACCACGATGGCCGCAAGGTCACCGTGCTGCTCAACGGCCTCAAGCGGGAACACGGCGACGGCGCGGTATACGATTTGGCGCTGTTCGGCACCACCGACCGCGATAAGTACGAACGCGAGTTGCTTAACGCTCGCAACCTGGCTGAAGCGCTGTTGCAGGAAAAGACTGCCACCGAAGTCGCCTTGCAGCAGGCCCAGGCCAAATTGCGCGAGGCCTATGCCATCTCCCAGCGCCGCGCGTTATTCGCTGAGCAAATGGTGGCAATTGTCAGCCATGACTTGAAGAACCCGCTCACGGCGATTCGCATGGCGTCGGACTTTCTCCACCGAGGCGACCGCACCGCCAAGGAACGCCAACTCCTGGGGCATATCGGCCAGTCGTCCGAGCGTGCCCAACGCATGATCGCCGACCTGCTGGACTTTACCCAGGCGCGCGTCGGCCAGGGCATCACCATCAAGGCAGCGCCGCTGGATCTGCATGAGGTGATTCATCACGCCGTGGATGAACTGCGCGTGGCGTTTCCCAAGGCGACGCTGAAGCACCACGCCGAGGGCAATGGCGACGCCAGCCTGGACGCGGATCGCGTACAGCAGATCATCGGCAACCTGGTGGCCAACAGCGTGGCCTATGGCGACCCGCAACAGCCGATCACAGTGACGTCACGGTTGGGTGGCGATGCCAGTGAAGTGTCAGTGCACAACTATGGCGATACGATTCCCGAAACACTATTGGCCGGATTATTCGAGCCCATGACCCGCGGCACCGACCAGGGCAGTGACGTGCGCAGTGTGGGCTTGGGCCTCTATATCGTGCGCGAGCTGGCCAGGGTGCATGGCGGGGATGTGGCGGTAAGCTCCTGCGCCACTGGGGGCACCACCTTTACCGTTAAATTTCAGTCTACATAG
- the dapF gene encoding diaminopimelate epimerase codes for MRLPFVKMHAHGDDFIIIDRRGLDDPITAKVARQLGNRHTGIGFNQLAVVLDCEDAVARVTFWNPNGTPLAACGSATRGVADRLMHEAGTDSVVLRTDRGLLTCVRAAGRQVSVNMGEPSLHWSAVPLAEAMDTYRLPIDGDPAACSMGNPHCTFFVEDITAVDVAAVGPALENHPLFPAKTNVHFAQVLDRGHIRLRIWERGGGVPLGSGSCCCGAVVNGIRRGLLDATVQVQCDGGTVTVHWAGEGGVVLTGSVEPVLQGSAYVD; via the coding sequence ATGCGCTTGCCGTTCGTGAAAATGCACGCCCATGGCGACGATTTCATCATCATCGACCGCCGTGGCCTGGACGATCCGATCACCGCGAAAGTCGCCCGCCAACTCGGCAACCGCCACACCGGTATTGGTTTCAACCAACTGGCCGTGGTGCTCGATTGCGAAGACGCCGTTGCGCGCGTCACATTCTGGAACCCCAACGGCACGCCACTGGCCGCCTGCGGCAGTGCTACCCGAGGTGTGGCTGATCGCTTGATGCATGAGGCGGGCACGGATTCGGTGGTGCTGCGTACTGACCGGGGCTTGCTGACGTGTGTGCGGGCAGCGGGGCGGCAAGTCTCGGTGAATATGGGCGAGCCGTCGCTGCACTGGTCGGCGGTGCCGCTGGCCGAGGCCATGGATACCTATCGCTTGCCTATCGATGGCGACCCGGCGGCGTGCAGCATGGGCAACCCGCATTGCACGTTTTTCGTGGAAGACATCACGGCTGTCGACGTGGCGGCCGTCGGCCCGGCGCTGGAAAATCACCCGTTGTTCCCGGCCAAGACCAATGTGCATTTCGCGCAGGTACTCGACCGTGGCCATATCCGCCTGCGCATCTGGGAGCGCGGCGGTGGCGTGCCGTTGGGCTCCGGTTCGTGCTGTTGTGGTGCGGTGGTCAATGGAATTCGGCGTGGGTTGCTGGACGCCACGGTGCAGGTGCAATGTGACGGCGGCACGGTGACGGTGCATTGGGCGGGCGAGGGCGGCGTGGTACTGACGGGCAGTGTGGAGCCGGTGCTGCAGGGCAGCGCCTATGTAGACTGA
- a CDS encoding AAA family ATPase — translation MLIVFSGLPGTGKTTIAQALARQIGAVYLRIDVIEQAIRDAGVLAGDVGASGYGVASALALSNLRVGQTVVADCVNPVKESREAWKASAAMAGVELLDIRVVCADRQEHQRRVESRMGDIPGLVPPTWESVLAHEYEDWDEVPWTVDTALTTPAQAIAMILKRLTSMANPGSVLSGLASLTTAQPPSPSSTPGPAHRYPGHTPSRPRD, via the coding sequence ATGCTAATTGTCTTCAGCGGACTGCCCGGCACGGGCAAGACCACCATTGCCCAGGCACTGGCGCGCCAGATCGGCGCGGTGTACCTGCGCATTGATGTGATTGAACAGGCGATCCGTGATGCAGGCGTGTTGGCGGGCGATGTGGGCGCCAGCGGTTATGGGGTGGCGAGCGCCTTGGCGTTGAGCAACCTGCGAGTGGGGCAGACGGTGGTGGCTGACTGCGTGAACCCGGTCAAGGAAAGCCGGGAAGCGTGGAAAGCATCCGCTGCAATGGCAGGTGTTGAGTTGCTGGATATTCGGGTGGTTTGCGCTGACCGGCAAGAACATCAACGTCGGGTGGAAAGCCGAATGGGGGATATTCCCGGCTTGGTTCCACCTACTTGGGAGTCGGTGCTGGCGCATGAGTACGAAGACTGGGATGAAGTGCCATGGACGGTTGACACCGCCTTAACGACGCCTGCTCAGGCAATCGCGATGATTTTGAAGAGACTTACCTCTATGGCAAATCCTGGCTCCGTGTTGAGCGGGCTTGCCTCGCTCACTACAGCACAGCCCCCATCGCCTTCATCAACACCAGGTCCCGCCCATAGATATCCGGGGCATACACCAAGCCGCCCTCGCGATTGA
- a CDS encoding L,D-transpeptidase family protein, with the protein MFKKHACYLSICLLVAPLVATADALPVEPLPVTTPAPVDLAPVQQALAQLPSVCPSLAPQLDAAAQLRLQAFYQQQGNVPLWSTDERRQALQSQLLMLADDGLDPTHYSLPVPDATANVLCSDIAVSQHYLQALQDLHYGRLQQSRFEPLWHSQPPTRDPNLDVLAFAATGLQDMAQAFDQARPSADLYRSLRNAYSTVRQQPLPHWDPVANGPLLRPGMEDPRVPELAQRLISGGYLVKAPSGKQYRDELVKAVKAFQLSHSLQADGVIGAGTVAELNISPAIRREQLRINLERFRWLAQDLEPEGVLVNVAAAQLSVYQSGIPVWQTRLQVGRAERQTPLLKSRITRLTLNPTWTIPPTIMREDKLPAIRLNPEYLRQQNLQVLDAEGHPLTAEQVDWARPGNILLRQQAGPRNPLGKIVMRFPNPYSVYLHDTPSQPLFTKGPRAFSSGCVRVEQPLLLRDLLVSPAERTRTDELLATGVTHEFRLATPVPVLLSYWTVEVNREGGLVYAPDIYGRDLVLMKAMGAVL; encoded by the coding sequence TTGTTCAAAAAACACGCATGTTACTTGAGCATTTGCCTGCTCGTTGCACCATTGGTCGCGACAGCCGACGCGCTACCGGTCGAGCCGTTGCCGGTGACAACGCCCGCGCCGGTCGATCTGGCGCCCGTGCAGCAGGCGTTGGCGCAACTGCCCAGTGTCTGCCCAAGCCTGGCGCCGCAACTCGACGCCGCCGCCCAACTGCGCCTGCAAGCCTTCTATCAGCAACAGGGCAACGTGCCGCTGTGGTCCACCGATGAACGTCGACAAGCCCTGCAATCTCAGTTGCTGATGCTCGCCGATGACGGCCTGGACCCCACCCACTATAGCTTGCCTGTGCCGGATGCCACGGCCAACGTGCTGTGCAGCGATATCGCCGTCAGCCAGCATTATTTGCAAGCCCTGCAGGATCTTCATTACGGGCGCCTGCAACAATCGCGCTTCGAACCGCTGTGGCATTCCCAGCCACCCACTCGCGACCCCAACCTTGACGTGCTGGCCTTTGCCGCCACGGGCTTGCAAGACATGGCCCAGGCGTTCGATCAGGCGCGGCCCAGTGCCGATTTGTATCGCAGTCTGCGCAACGCCTATTCCACTGTGCGCCAGCAACCGTTGCCCCATTGGGACCCCGTCGCCAACGGGCCGCTGCTGCGTCCCGGCATGGAAGATCCGCGTGTGCCGGAATTGGCGCAGCGCCTGATCAGTGGTGGCTACTTGGTCAAGGCGCCCAGCGGCAAGCAATACCGCGACGAACTGGTCAAGGCGGTCAAGGCGTTCCAGCTCAGCCATTCCTTGCAGGCCGACGGCGTGATCGGCGCCGGTACCGTGGCCGAACTGAATATCAGCCCGGCGATCCGTCGCGAACAGTTGCGCATCAACCTCGAACGCTTCCGCTGGCTGGCCCAGGACCTGGAGCCCGAAGGCGTGCTGGTCAACGTCGCCGCCGCACAACTTAGCGTGTACCAGAGCGGCATCCCGGTATGGCAAACCCGCCTGCAAGTCGGCCGCGCCGAACGTCAGACGCCGCTGCTCAAATCGCGCATCACCCGCTTGACTCTCAACCCCACCTGGACCATCCCGCCCACCATCATGCGTGAGGACAAACTGCCGGCCATCCGCCTCAACCCGGAATACCTGCGCCAGCAGAACCTGCAAGTGCTCGATGCCGAAGGCCACCCGCTGACGGCCGAACAGGTGGACTGGGCACGCCCCGGCAATATCCTGCTGCGCCAGCAAGCCGGTCCGCGCAACCCGTTGGGCAAGATCGTGATGCGTTTCCCCAATCCGTATTCGGTGTATCTGCACGACACACCGAGCCAACCGCTGTTCACCAAAGGGCCGCGGGCATTCAGTTCGGGCTGTGTGCGGGTCGAGCAGCCATTGCTTTTGCGGGATTTGCTGGTGAGCCCGGCCGAACGCACCCGTACCGATGAATTGCTGGCCACCGGCGTGACCCATGAGTTCAGGCTGGCTACGCCGGTGCCGGTGCTGTTGAGTTACTGGACGGTGGAGGTCAATCGCGAGGGCGGCTTGGTGTATGCCCCGGATATCTATGGGCGGGACCTGGTGTTGATGAAGGCGATGGGGGCTGTGCTGTAG
- a CDS encoding murein L,D-transpeptidase catalytic domain family protein: protein MLTFMRRLGLIAVTLATLSNFALAANQTSPNLYSSLARSAPELNPTVLKSALNAVQCAVNNGEERSDRLAVIDYSQPSTARRLWIFDLRKKTLVLRDLVAHGAKSGENFATQFSNLEGSHQSSLGLFRTQESYLGTHGYSLRMDGLEPGFNDLARDRAIVIHAADYVSPLWSKREGRIGRSQGCPAVRPQVARQVVDKLKDGQFMFSWYPDQRWLKSSTYLNCKPQQVASSRTIRGG from the coding sequence ATGCTGACTTTCATGCGCCGCCTCGGCTTGATCGCCGTGACGTTGGCTACGCTGAGCAATTTTGCGCTCGCCGCCAATCAGACCTCTCCTAACTTGTATAGCAGCCTGGCGCGCTCGGCTCCAGAACTCAATCCCACTGTACTCAAAAGCGCCCTGAACGCGGTGCAGTGCGCGGTCAATAATGGCGAGGAACGTTCCGACCGCCTGGCGGTTATTGACTATTCCCAGCCTTCGACCGCCCGTCGGCTGTGGATCTTCGATTTGCGCAAGAAGACCCTGGTATTGCGCGACCTTGTCGCCCATGGCGCCAAGTCCGGGGAAAACTTCGCCACCCAGTTCTCCAATCTGGAAGGCAGCCACCAGTCCAGCCTTGGCCTGTTCCGCACCCAGGAAAGCTACTTGGGCACCCACGGTTACTCGCTGCGCATGGATGGCCTGGAGCCGGGCTTCAATGACCTGGCCCGCGACCGCGCCATCGTCATTCATGCCGCCGACTACGTGAGCCCCTTGTGGAGCAAGCGCGAAGGCCGTATCGGCCGCAGCCAGGGTTGCCCGGCGGTACGCCCGCAGGTGGCACGCCAGGTAGTGGACAAGCTCAAGGATGGGCAGTTCATGTTTTCGTGGTACCCCGACCAGCGCTGGCTGAAGTCGTCGACGTACCTCAATTGCAAACCCCAACAGGTGGCGAGTAGTCGTACAATCCGTGGCGGATAG